Proteins encoded within one genomic window of Camelina sativa cultivar DH55 chromosome 19, Cs, whole genome shotgun sequence:
- the LOC104765079 gene encoding uncharacterized protein LOC104765079 has protein sequence MATTQSHTSDLTSEEQPASLDIMKEQPVPANNETSASFKSSQEAAVVVHPAKVAPLTGPYGLSGDFAGHLPSSILSPQAQGFYYRGYENPSGEWDEYSSYVNVEGLDITSPVGFNENASLVYQTGYGYNPQMPYGPYSPAASPLPSEGQLYSPQQFPFSGASPYYQQVVPPSMQYITSPTQPELTSLVGVDQQGDNIGPRPSYHPHPIGPFNGNQPNLGFPEWQQGFDGGMWSDWSKPSDMHRHSSSISPALSPQPLGSFGSFGQNVPMGSQRQRSFYGFGSGSNSYNRGYMHSGGRGQGSNYGTRLISNVGMGNQGWMGVDNTRGRGRVSDLSLSGGYNGTFDILNEQNRGPRASKPKTQVSEELDSAADSKKNNKGSATEHEESNNSSDFITDYDNAKLFIIKSYSEDNVHKSIKYNVWASTPNGNKKLDAAYREAKDEKEPCPVFLLFSVNASSQFCGVAEMVGPVDFEKSFDYWQQDKWSGQFPVKWHIIKDVPNSQFRHIILENNDNKPVTNSRDTQEVKLEHGIEMLKIFKNYDADTSILDDFGFYEEREKIIQDRKARRQPSLPSVGVVAGETEHKPASAALPTEFIKNMSKSFAQVVRVDEGSKEASKASSSPDAITAVSSGQSN, from the exons ATGGCAACGACTCAATCACACACCTCAGATCTTACTTCTG AGGAGCAACCTGCTAGTCTGGACATCATGAAGGAACAG CCTGTTCCGGCAAACAACGAGACATCAGCCTCTTTTAAGTCCTCCCAGGAAGCTGCTGTTGTAGTTCATCCAGCAAAAGTTGCTCCACTGACTGGACCTTATGGTTTATCAGGTGATTTTGCCGGACACTTACCTAGCAGCATCCTCTCTCCTCAAGCACAAGGCTTTTACTATAGAG GTTATGAAAACCCCTCTGGCGAATGGGACGAATATTCTTCGTATGTCAATGTTGAAGGGTTGGACATCACATCTCCT GTTGGCTTCAATGAGAATGCTTCTCTGGTCTACCAAACGGGATACGGATATAACCCTCAAATGCCATATGGGCCATATTCCCCTGCTGCAAGTCCCTTACCTTCTGAGGGGCAGTTGTATTCGCCACAGCAGTTTCCGTTTTCGGGGGCATCACCGTATTACCAGCAGGTAGTTCCTCCTAGCATGCAATATATTACTTCTCCAACTCAGCCCGAGCTCACCAGCCTTGTCGGTGTTGACCAACAAGGTGATAACATTGGACCACGCCCCTCCTACCATCCTCATCCCATTGGACCGTTTAATGGAAATCAGCCAAACCTTGGTTTTCCTGAATGGCAGCAAGGTTTTGACGGGGGGATGTGGTCAGATTGGTCCAAGCCTTCTGATATGCACAGGCATTCTTCTTCTATTTCACCAGCTTTATCTCCTCAGCCACTTGGCTCATTTGGATCATTTGGCCAGAACGTTCCCATG GGATCACAGCGACAAAGATCATTTTACGGTTTTGGATCTGGTTCGAACTCTTATAACAGAGGTTACATGCATAGTGGTGGTCGTGGCCAAGGCTCTAACTATGGAACTAGACTAATTTCTAATGTGGGTATGGGAAACCAAGGCTGGATGGGGGTTGACAACACTAGAGGGCGTGGAAGGGTTAGCGATCTATCTCTGAGTGGTGGCTATAATGGTACCTTTGATATCCTGAACGAGCAAAATCGAGGACCAAGGGCTTCAAAGCCCAAGACTCAGGTCTCAGAGGAGCTTGATTCTGCTGCTGAttctaagaaaaataacaaaggCAGTGCAACGGAACACGAGGAATCCAACAACAGTTCGGATTTTATCACCGACTACGATAACGCCAAGTTGTTCATCATCAAGTCTTACAGTGAAGACAATGTTCACAAGAGCATTAAATACAATGTGTGGGCTAGCACCCCTAATGGCAACAAAAAGCTTGACGCTGCTTATCGTGAGGCCAAGGACGAGAAAGAACCCTGCCCAGTGTTTCTTCTGTTCTCT GTAAATGCGAGTTCTCAATTCTGTGGTGTAGCGGAGATGGTTGGACCTGTTGATTTTGAGAAGAGCTTTGATTACTGGCAACAAGACAAATGGAGTGGGCAGTTCCCAGTGAAGTGGCACATTATCAAAGATGTTCCAAACAGTCAGTTCCGCCACATTATATTGGAAAACAATGACAATAAGCCTGTGACGAATAGTCGAGACACCCAAGAA GTAAAACTGGAACATGGCATCGAGATGCTGAAGATCTTCAAGAACTACGACGCTGACACGTCAATCTTGGATGATTTCGGGTTTTATGAAGAGCGGGAGAAAATTATACAGGACCGGAAGGCAAGAAGACAGCCAAGCTTGCCGTCGGTAGGAGTGGTAGCAGGAGAAACAGAACATAAACCTGCATCTGCTGCATTGCCAACAGAGTTCATCAAGAACATGTCCAAAAGTTTTGCACAAGTTGTCCGCGTGGACGAGGGGAGCAAAGAAGCAAGCAAGGCCAGTTCATCTCCAGATGCAATTACAGCAGTCTCTTCCGGTCAATCCAACTAG
- the LOC104767479 gene encoding RNA-dependent RNA polymerase 1-like, whose protein sequence is MHSAKFLVFWVTKSPKVFEKEYPAVGADWVRCTDFTSDSSIGQSFAYCLQFPTPVFTDQVRKRCNKKFSEHKRCSFELRRGNCYTSRANKLAPVIDSPSGIDLTFETLFKLNSLVQNGTLLGPALSIDFFKLVNSTQKDMKFLDASFRKLGLSECYCYDPFAWLQQEKLDWVDNKGVDGPSLEDNFYIHQVKVTPTKVYFRGPELKDSNRVLRQFSNHLNNFLSLSFVDEDFNKLRSLDLCARSKATTKLYDRINSVLRDGVVIGNKLFEFLAFSNSQLRETSLWMFSESDDGVTSASIRDWMGDFQSIRNVAKYAARLGQCFSSSVETEDVTTEEIELIPDVEIISSAGTLYVFSDGIGKISAEFAEIVAKKCGLNDLIPSVFQIRYAGYKGVVAIDTNLSKKLSLRNSMKKFDSNCTSFDVLAWSKYQPCFLNRQLITLLSTLGVKDEVFLTKQREVVEQFSSLFTGDPIEALDSVAPGWDTIVLRQLILSGYKPDTEPFLSMMFQYFIKNRLFELRKKSRISIQLGRTLIGCLDETRTLEYGQVFVQCSDPTSESKSCSIIEGPVVVAKMPCLHPGDIRVLQCTNVPTLHHLVDCVVFPQKGSRPHPNECSGSDLDGDTYFVSWDMDLIPPDTFEPMDYTPEEAQNLDHDVTIEEIKDYFTDFILDDTLGTIANSHLVHADREEDKAFSEKCIRLARLFSTAVDSPKTGAKVEFPRELYVKVYPDFMEKPGMSYVSTNVIGQLFREIQNLPPPIPMNSSTGDAASDFCDEDMVVTGFEDYVENAMRYKERYRSKLRHLMDLYGIKTEAEILARSMEPFTKTGETVGSEVRSLIKEVSSSWFKEYAEEEEAKAASAWYQVTYNRRYCEVDDYLSFPWCIYSVLLSIKKEKMESRIRDR, encoded by the exons ATGCATTCAGCAAAGTTTTTAGTATTTTGGGTAACTAAATCTCCTAAGGTATTTGAAAAGGAGTACCCCGCAGTCGGTGCTGATTGGGTAAGATGTACGGATTTTACCTCCGATTCTTCTATTGGTCAATCCTTTGCGTACTGTTTGCAGTTTCCCACGCCCGTTTTTACTGATCAAGTACGTAAACGCTGCAACAAGAAATTCTCAGAGCACAAACGATGCAGCTTTGAATTACGACGGGGGAACTGTTATACATCAAGGGCAAACAAACTTGCTCCTGTTATTGATTCTCCCTCTGGAATCGATTTAACTTTCGAGACTTTGTTTAAACTGAATTCTTTGGTGCAGAATGGGACTCTCCTCGGTCCAGCTCTAAGTATAGATTTCTTTAAACTGGTCAACTCTACACAAAAGGATATGAAATTTTTAGACGCATCCTTTAGAAAACTTGGTCTTTCTGAATGTTATTGCTATGACCCTTTTGCTTGGCTCCAACAAGAAAAACTGGATTGGGTAGACAATAAAGGGGTTGATGGACCATCCCTGGAAGACAATTTCTATATCCATCAGGTGAAGGTGACACCAACAAAGGTCTATTTCAGAGGACCAGAGCTCAAAGATTCAAACCGTGTGCTTAGACAATTTTCAAATCATCTAAATAATTTTCTCTCATTGTCCTTTGTTGATGAGGATTTTAATAAGCTTCGCTCCCTGGATCTGTGTGCACGGTCAAAGGCAACAACAAAACTATACGATAGGATTAATAGTGTTCTTCGGGATGGCGTTGTCATCGGTAATAAATTGTTCGAATTTTTAGCCTTCTCTAATAGCCAATTGCGGGAAACTTCTCTTTGGATGTTCTCAGAAAGCGATGATGGGGTAACGTCAGCATCTATAAGAGATTGGATGGGTGATTTTCAAAGTATAAGGAATGTAGCAAAATACGCTGCAAGACTCGGCCAATGTTTTAGCTCCTCTGTAGAGACAGAGGATGTTACAACAGAGGAGATTGAATTAATTCCAGACGTCGAGATCATTTCTTCTGCAGGGACACTCTATGTATTTTCAGATGGCATTGGTAAGATATCTGCTGAATTTGCAGAGATTGTTGCAAAAAAATGTGGTCTAAATGATTTAATACCATCTGTTTTCCAAATCCGCTATGCTGGGTATAAAGGCGTGGTAGCTATTGATACGAACTTGTCAAAGAAGCTCTCTCTTAGGAACAGTATGAAAAAATTCGACTCGAACTGCACTAGTTTTGATGTACTGGCGTGGAGCAAGTATCAACCATGTTTTCTGAACAGACAATTGATTACGCTGTTGTCTACTCTCGGAGTCAAAGATGAGGTCTTTCTAACGAAACAACGAGAAGTAGTGGAACAGTTCAGCTCACTCTTTACTGGTGATCCTATAGAGGCTCTTGATTCAGTGGCTCCGGGGTGGGATACAATAGTTCTCAGGCAACTGATATTGTCCGGTTATAAACCTGATACCGAACCGTTCCTGTCGATgatgtttcaatattttataaaaaacagaTTGTTCGAACTACGTAAAAAGTCAAGAATATCAATCCAACTTGGCAGAACCTTGATAGGTTGCCTAGACGAGACCCGTACACTAGAATACGGTCAAGTATTCGTTCAATGTTCGGATCCAACATCAGAGTCTAAAAGTTGCAGTATCATTGAAGGACCGGTCGTTGTTGCCAAGATGCCATGCTTGCATCCGGGGGACATCCGCGTTCTTCAATGTACCAACGTTCCAACTTTGCATCATTTAGTAGATTGCGTTGTGTTTCCACAGAAAGGTTCAAG GCCGCACCCGAATGAGTGTTCGGGCAGTGATTTGGATGGCGACACGTATTTTGTATCATGGGACATGGATTTAATACCACCAGATACTTTTGAGCCGATGGATTATACTCCAGAAGAAGCTCAAAATTTGGATCACGATGTTACAATTGAG GAAATTAAGGATTATTTCACTGATTTCATTCTAGATGATACCCTGGGAACCATTGCAAACTCCCACCTCGTTCATGCCGATAGAGAAGAGGATAAGGCCTTCAGTGAGAAATGCATCCGGCTCGCACGTTTGTTTTCAACTGCGGTTGACTCCCcaaaaacaggtgctaaagtgGAGTTTCCTCGAGAGCTTTACGTCAAGGTTTATCCTGATTTCATGGAAAAACCTGGAATGTCGTATGTGTCGACAAACGTAATCGGGCAGCTGTTTAGAGAGATTCAAAACTTGCCTCCGCCGATCCCGATGAACTCCTCTACTGGTGATGCGGCCTCGGACTTTTGTGATGAAGACATGGTAGTCACTGGATTTGAGGACTATGTTGAAAATGCTATGCGTTACAAGGAAAGATACCGGTCCAAATTACGTCACCTGATGGATTTATATGGAATTAAAACGGAGGCCGAGATACTTGCTCGCAGTATGGAGCCGTTCACCAAGACAGGGGAGACTGTTGGAAGCGAGGTTCGTTCGTTAATAAAAGAAGTTTCTTCGTCGTGGTTCAAAGAatatgcagaagaagaagaggcaaaaGCTGCTTCGGCATGGTATCAAGTGACTTATAACCGTAGGTACTGTGAAGTTGATGATTATTTGAGTTTTCCATGGTGCATTTACAGTGTACTTCTGAGtataaagaaggaaaagatgGAGAGTCGCATCAGGGATCGCTGA
- the LOC104765081 gene encoding stAR-related lipid transfer protein 7, mitochondrial-like isoform X2, with protein sequence MNSGDTLSTFAQFISSSDKFFRRADDADGGFCYCSATVLALVFILLYQVLVSRKFRFFSHASPSSSSSPAVSISQSQNSQSRISTLVSDEDLKGLIEKLGERNGDAEIWEDVIQKSNPRVSYTAKCCKPKDGGPMKYLSTTVFEDCSPEVLRDFYMDNEYRTQWDKTVVEHQQLQVDSISGIEIGRTIKKFPLLTPREYVLAWRLWEGKDEFYCFIKECDHSMVPQRRKYVRVSYFRSGWRIRKVPGRNACEIHMFHQEDAGLNVEMAKLAFSRGIWSYVCKMENALRKFIATSHQPQGPTLSAVSLMKKIPSELESQTSDITNSVGTTTSSGLHTGEGAKRRKLLRKPSKKLIANSMLLVGGAVGGAICLSRGHSALGAKVALAYFLSKMRKRGAPLSQTTQNAVRSDFGHSCGLSPNVSVSASILAVHFSIHTSRFIRPFTQ encoded by the exons ATGAATAGTGGCGATACCTTATCGACGTTTGCTCAGTTTATCTCCTCTTCCGATAAATTTTTCCGGCGAGCTGATGATGCTGATGGAGGCTTTTGTTATTGCTCGGCTACCGTGCTCGCTCTTGTCTTCATTCTTCTCTACCAAGTTCTCGTTTCCCGGAAATTTCGATTCTTCAGTCAtgcctctccttcttcttcttcttccccagcCGTCTCGATTTCTCAATCTCAGAACTCCCAATCAAG AATCTCGACACTTGTTTCTGATGAAGATCTAAAGGGACTGATTGAGAAATTGGGGGAAAGAAATGGAGATGCTGAGATTTGGGAAGATGTTATTCAGAAAAGCAACCCTCGCGTGTCATACACTGCTAAATGCTGCAAACCAAAA GATGGTGGTCCCATGAAGTACCTAAGTACTACGGTATTTGAGGACTGCTCGCCGGAGGTTTTGAGAGACTTTTATATGGATAATGAGTACAGGACACAATGGGATAAAACTGTCGTTGAGCATCAGCAATTGCAGGTTGACAGTATTAGCGGAATTGAGATTGGTCGCACTATAAAAAAGTTTCCCTTGTTGACACCAAGAGAGTATGTATTAGCTTGGAGATTGTGGGAAGGGAAGGATGAGTTTTACTGTTTCATCAAG GAGTGTGATCACAGTATGGTGCCGCAACGGAGGAAGTATGTACGTGTAAGTTATTTCAGATCTGGTTGGCGAATCAGGAAAG TTCCTGGCAGGAACGCTTGTGAGATACACATGTTTCACCAGGAAGATGCTGGATTAAATGTTGAGATGGCAAAGCTTGCTTTCTCAAGAGGCATATGGAGTTATGTTTGTAAGATGGAAAATGCACTTCGTAAATTCATTGCAACCAGTCATCAACCCCAAGGCCCAACTTTATCTGCTGTCAGCTTAATGAAAAAG ATTCCATCAGAGTTAGAAAGTCAGACAAGTGACATCACAAACTCTGTGGGAACTACTACTAGTAGTGGTCTGCACACAGGTGAAGGAGCCAAACGGAGGAAACTGTTGAGAAAGCCTTCAAAGAAGCTGATAGCAAACAGTATGTTACTTGTGGGCGGTGCAGTTGGTGGTGCAATCTGCCTGTCTCGTGGTCACTCCGCCTTAGGTGCAAAGGTTGCCCTGGCTTACTTCTTGTCGAAGATGAGAAAGCGTGGAGCTCCACTGAGCCAAACCACCCAAAATGCTG TTAGATCGGACTTTGGACACAGTTGTGGTCTCTCTCCTAATGTTTCGGTGTCTGCTTCAATTTTAGCTGTACATTTCTCTATTCACACGTCCAGATTTATACGCCCTTTCACTCAATAA
- the LOC104765080 gene encoding protein STRUBBELIG-RECEPTOR FAMILY 4-like, with protein sequence MAPNLQLVILFFIACFGIFTSLVLAKTDSQDVSALNDAFKSMNSPSKLKGWSSSGGNPCGDSWDGITCKGSSVTEIKVSGRGLSGSLGYQLANLKSLTYLDVSKNNLNGNLPYQLPDKLTYLDGSENDFNGNMPYSVSLMNDLTYLNLGRNNLNGELSDMFQKLPKLETIDLSSNQLTGKLPQSFANLTGLKTLHLQDNQFKGSINALRDLPQIDDVNVANNQFTGWIPNELKNIGNLETGGNKWSSSRAPSPPPGTRHIDRNSGGGGGMSKALITGVITAVSCIGGLILFAGVIALLTRRKNAQLSSHFFDEEKGGTNRSKPLFTPQPSQMLQFDNMDDFRGQKTVDSNTSIETKASVKRTSSVSFKNSPTFHLIPSTQVVATPDRFSNLEESPDTRGVKAFTLTDLQNSASGFSPNRLLGEGTIGRVYKAKYQDGRKFAVKEIDSSLLGKANPEEFSHIVSSISSIHHPNMAELVGYCSEQGRNMLVYTYFTSGSLHRFLHLSDDFSKPLTWNTRIRIALGTAQAIEYLHEACSPPLVHKNIKSSNILLDSELNPHLSDYGLANFHHRTSQNLGVGYNAPECADPSAYTLKSDVYSFGVVMLELLTGRTPYDSDRPKPEQSLVRWAKPQLKDMDSLVEMADPALCGLYAPESVSAFADIVSICVMTEPGLRPPVSNVVEALKRLV encoded by the exons ATGGCGCCCAATCTGCAGCTAGTAATACTTTTCTTCATCGCTTGTTTCGGAATCTTCACCTCTCTTGTTCTTGCAAAAACCGATAGCCAAGACG TATCGGCTCTTAATGACGCCTTTAAGAGCATGAACTCTCCATCAAAACTCAAAGGCTGGTCTTCGAGCGGAGGCAATCCTTGTGGTGACTCATGGGATGGCATTACTTGCAAGGGCTCATCGGTTACTGAAAT AAAAGTATCTGGACGTGGACTCAGCGGATCTTTAGGTTATCAGCTTGCAAACTTGAAATCACTCACTTACCT TGATGTAAGCAAGAACAATCTTAACGGAAACTTACCCTACCAGCTTCCTGATAAGCTTACTTACCT AGATGGCTCTGAGAATGACTTCAACGGTAATATGCCATACTCGGTATCTCTCATGAACGACCTCACTTACCT AAACCTTGGTCGTAACAACCTCAATGGTGAACTGAGCGATATGTTTCAAAAGCTTCCAAAACTTGAAACAAT TGATCTGTCTTCCAATCAACTCACGGGAAAACTACCCCAAAGTTTTGCCAATCTAACAGGCCTTAAAACACT GCACTTGCAAGACAACCAATTCAAAGGCTCTATCAATGCTCTCAGGGACCTCCCTCAGATTGATGATGT AAACGTCGCAAACAATCAATTTACTGGTTGGATCCCAAACGAGCTAAAGAACATTGGAAATCTTGA AACTGGAGGAAACAAGTGGTCAAGCAGTAGAGCTCCCTCACCACCTCCCGGAACCCGTCACATAGACAGAAACTCAGGAGGCGGTGGAGGAATGAGCAAGGCTCTGATCACTGGAGTTATAACAGCGGTGTCTTGTATAGGTGGACTCATTCTCTTTGCAGGAGTGATTGCATTGTTAACTCGAAGAAAGAACGCTCAGCTTTCTTCTCACTTTTTCGACGAAGAGAAAGGAGGAACCAACCGAAGCAAGCCACTCTTCACACCACAACCCTCTCAGATGCTTCAGTTCGACAATATGGATGACTTCAGAGGACAGAAGACGGTTGATTCCAACACTTCAATTGAGACAAAGGCTTCTGTTAAAAGAACTTCTTCTGTCAGTTTCAAGAATTCTCCTACTTTTCATCTCATACCTTCTACTCAAGTGGTTGCAACTCCTGATCGTTTCTCCAACCTTGAAGAATCCCCTGACACACGCGGTGTGAAAGCGTTTACGCTAACGGATTTGCAGAACTCCGCATCTGGTTTCTCACCGAATCGCCTTCTTGGTGAAGGAACCATTGGACGTGTCTACAAAGCTAAATATCAGGATGGAAGg AAATTTgcagtcaaggagattgattcTTCACTGTTAGGAAAAGCAAATCCGGAAGAGTTTTCACACATAGTGTCGAGTATCTCGAGTATTCACCACCCTAATATGGCAGAACTCGTGGGTTATTGTTCAGAACAAGGAAGGAATATGCTTGTTTATACGTATTTCACAAGTGGATCACTTCACAGATTTCTTCACCTGTCTGATGATTTCAGCAAACCATTAACTTGGAACACCAGAATCCGAATAGCTCTCGGAACTGCGCAAGCTATAGA GTACCTTCATGAAGCATGTTCGCCTCCCCTAGTTCACAAAAACATCAAGTCATCGAACATTTTACTCGACAGTGAGCTAAATCCTCACCTCTCAGACTATGGCTTGGCAAATTTTCACCAC CGCACAAGTCAGAATCTTGGAGTTGGATACAATGCTCCAGAATGCGCAGATCCCTCGGCTTACACACTAAAGAGTGATGTTTACAGCTTTGGTGTGGTGATGCTGGAGCTGCTAACTGGTCGAACGCCTTATGACAG TGATAGACCAAAACCAGAACAGTCTCTAGTTCGTTGGGCAAAGCCACAACTTAAAGACATGGATAGTCTGGTGGAAATGGCGGATCCCGCGCTGTGCGGGCTCTACGCTCCAGAGTCTGTATCAGCATTTGCGGATATAGTTTCAATCTGCGTAATG ACGGAGCCTGGGCTTCGGCCGCCAGTGTCAAATGTGGTGGAGGCACTGAAGAGGCTAGTGTAG
- the LOC104765081 gene encoding stAR-related lipid transfer protein 7, mitochondrial-like isoform X1 encodes MNSGDTLSTFAQFISSSDKFFRRADDADGGFCYCSATVLALVFILLYQVLVSRKFRFFSHASPSSSSSPAVSISQSQNSQSRISTLVSDEDLKGLIEKLGERNGDAEIWEDVIQKSNPRVSYTAKCCKPKDGGPMKYLSTTVFEDCSPEVLRDFYMDNEYRTQWDKTVVEHQQLQVDSISGIEIGRTIKKFPLLTPREYVLAWRLWEGKDEFYCFIKECDHSMVPQRRKYVRVSYFRSGWRIRKGKCFLSVPGRNACEIHMFHQEDAGLNVEMAKLAFSRGIWSYVCKMENALRKFIATSHQPQGPTLSAVSLMKKIPSELESQTSDITNSVGTTTSSGLHTGEGAKRRKLLRKPSKKLIANSMLLVGGAVGGAICLSRGHSALGAKVALAYFLSKMRKRGAPLSQTTQNAVRSDFGHSCGLSPNVSVSASILAVHFSIHTSRFIRPFTQ; translated from the exons ATGAATAGTGGCGATACCTTATCGACGTTTGCTCAGTTTATCTCCTCTTCCGATAAATTTTTCCGGCGAGCTGATGATGCTGATGGAGGCTTTTGTTATTGCTCGGCTACCGTGCTCGCTCTTGTCTTCATTCTTCTCTACCAAGTTCTCGTTTCCCGGAAATTTCGATTCTTCAGTCAtgcctctccttcttcttcttcttccccagcCGTCTCGATTTCTCAATCTCAGAACTCCCAATCAAG AATCTCGACACTTGTTTCTGATGAAGATCTAAAGGGACTGATTGAGAAATTGGGGGAAAGAAATGGAGATGCTGAGATTTGGGAAGATGTTATTCAGAAAAGCAACCCTCGCGTGTCATACACTGCTAAATGCTGCAAACCAAAA GATGGTGGTCCCATGAAGTACCTAAGTACTACGGTATTTGAGGACTGCTCGCCGGAGGTTTTGAGAGACTTTTATATGGATAATGAGTACAGGACACAATGGGATAAAACTGTCGTTGAGCATCAGCAATTGCAGGTTGACAGTATTAGCGGAATTGAGATTGGTCGCACTATAAAAAAGTTTCCCTTGTTGACACCAAGAGAGTATGTATTAGCTTGGAGATTGTGGGAAGGGAAGGATGAGTTTTACTGTTTCATCAAG GAGTGTGATCACAGTATGGTGCCGCAACGGAGGAAGTATGTACGTGTAAGTTATTTCAGATCTGGTTGGCGAATCAGGAAAGGCAAGTGTTTCTTGTCag TTCCTGGCAGGAACGCTTGTGAGATACACATGTTTCACCAGGAAGATGCTGGATTAAATGTTGAGATGGCAAAGCTTGCTTTCTCAAGAGGCATATGGAGTTATGTTTGTAAGATGGAAAATGCACTTCGTAAATTCATTGCAACCAGTCATCAACCCCAAGGCCCAACTTTATCTGCTGTCAGCTTAATGAAAAAG ATTCCATCAGAGTTAGAAAGTCAGACAAGTGACATCACAAACTCTGTGGGAACTACTACTAGTAGTGGTCTGCACACAGGTGAAGGAGCCAAACGGAGGAAACTGTTGAGAAAGCCTTCAAAGAAGCTGATAGCAAACAGTATGTTACTTGTGGGCGGTGCAGTTGGTGGTGCAATCTGCCTGTCTCGTGGTCACTCCGCCTTAGGTGCAAAGGTTGCCCTGGCTTACTTCTTGTCGAAGATGAGAAAGCGTGGAGCTCCACTGAGCCAAACCACCCAAAATGCTG TTAGATCGGACTTTGGACACAGTTGTGGTCTCTCTCCTAATGTTTCGGTGTCTGCTTCAATTTTAGCTGTACATTTCTCTATTCACACGTCCAGATTTATACGCCCTTTCACTCAATAA